A single genomic interval of Vicia villosa cultivar HV-30 ecotype Madison, WI unplaced genomic scaffold, Vvil1.0 ctg.000371F_1_1, whole genome shotgun sequence harbors:
- the LOC131627610 gene encoding uncharacterized protein LOC131627610 codes for MGGRNDDAIAAALEAMAQALELQPNVGENDASRNLITFQRENPPVFKGTHDLDGALTWLKEIGRIFLEADDWWLETRRRLESSGEEISWVVLRMEFLREYFPEDVHGKKEIEFLDIRQGNKSVVEYAAKFEIKKSSSYQKIRIFADLVDFCQIYEEDNNAHCRVINEKRGKSQQGRGKPYEALSGKGKQKVGDGKKTSGGDAPAGIMCFKCGKVGHNSSTCNIDAKRCYRCGKFGHALSEFTHKEKMGLGGVKNDKVIAYASRQLRVHEKNYPTHDLELAATVFVLQIWRHYLYGSRLEVFSDHKILKYMFDQKELNMRQYQLNNL; via the exons ATGGgtggaaggaatgatgatgcgATTGCAGCTGCTTTGGAGGCGATGGCCCAAGCTTTGGAACTTCAGCCGAATGTTGGTGAAAATGATGCTTCTCGCAATTTGATTACCTTCCAAAGGGAGAACCCTCCTGTCTTCAAGGGGACTCATGATCTtgatggcgcattgacatggctAAAGGAGATTGGGAGAATCttcc tcgaGGCGGATGACTGGTGGTTAGAGACTCGTAGGAGGTTGGAATCTAGTGGGGAGGAGATCTCTTGGGTTGTGCTCCGCATGGAATTCTTAAGggagtactttcctgaggatgtccatGGCAAGAAGGAGATTGAATTCCTTGATATAAGGCAAGGGAACAAGTCTGtagtggagtatgctgctaagtttg aGATTAAGAAGTCTAgtagttaccagaagattcgtatCTTTGCTGATTTAGTTGATTTTTGTCAGATTTATGAGGAGGACAATAATGCTCATTGTCGTGTTATTAATGAGAAGAGGGGCAAGAGTCAACAAGgccgtggtaagccttatgaagctCTGAGTGGAAAGGGTAAGCAGAAAGTTGGTGATGGCAAGAAAACTAGTGGGGGAGACGCTCCTGCTGGTATtatgtgcttcaagtgtggcaaggttggccACAACAGCTCGACGTGTAATATTGATGCTAAGAGATGCTACCGTTGTGGGAAGTTTGGTCATGCATTGTCTGAGTTCACGCATAAGGAGAAg atgggtttaggaggtgtgaaAAATGACAAAGTTATTGCTTATGCATCGAGgcagttgagagttcatgagaagaactatcctacacatgatttggaacttGCTGCTACTGTGTTTGTATTgcagatttggaggcattatctttatggttctagactTGAAGTCTTTAGTGACCATAAGATCTTGAAGTACATGTTTGATcaaaaggaattgaatatgaggcaatATCAGTTAAATAACTTATAA